GGATAACCATAAGCTAGGAAACACCTGAGAACGAATCACACCTGTTTCATCCATTGGCAAAGACAGATATTCCCCTCTTTGCAGGCTAAACCACTCCAGCTTCTGATCTAAGACCTGCCAGATGATATATTCTTGAACGCCATTTCGTCGGTAGGCTACTTTCTTATCGTAGGAATCATAGGCTGCTGTACTGGCTGCGACTTCTGCCACTAGCTCTGGAGCGCCTTCTAGATAACCATCCTTACTTATCTGACATTGCCCGCCGACTAAAGTATCGATGAGGAGTACCGCATCGGGTTGAGGCTCATTATCTAAATCGAGTCGCACAGTGGGATTGTCTCCCATTCTCACACCGGGTGTCATTGCTTTATAGAATCCCAGCCATGTCATCAGGTTGCCATGGGGTTCAGCATGGGGTTCAAACCGCAGAGGTGAAGGCAAATATACAACTCCTTCGATTAATTCAGCTTTTTTTTGATGAGGCATGGCGTGGTAGCGACGTTCGAACTCGTCACGGGTGAGGTGATCGCCATTTTCTAGGGGCAAAACCGGTGCTTGATCACTAAGGGATTGGGGCTGAGTTAAAGGTGTCATTATCCAGAGTTCTGAGCCTGGTTTCTATTGTATCGTTACCTATTCTGAGGACCAGGAGCTATCGTTACTGACTTATCTCGCCAATCCATTGTGGTAGGTCACTCGGCATGACGTAGTTTTTGAAAGCGGCGAATCAAATATGCTGCCAGGATAAAGAAGGGTGCCCAAGCTACGAAAAAGAGAACAAATGTTAGTGAAAAAGAACCCGGCTGGTTACCTACATATGCTGTGGTCGAGAGATCATCGCCATTGATCAGGATGGCGATAGCGGGTCCAAATCCCTGCAAAGCTCCCCACCAGCTATATCCTGCTAAGCAGCTCATTCCCACTCGATGGCGTGCCACATCTGCCTCGCGGTGATTTATCGAGGAAGAAGGGGATTGGGCCATGATGATCACAATGAGGATAAACGTCCAGATCATCCACAAGGCCCCAGTCCACGGGTTGAGTCGCAACGTGATAATGGCGGTGAGGGATAGCCCGGTGCCAACTAGCAAACGAGGGACGACTTCAGCAGCTTGCTGTCTAGACGGTCGACTAAATATCCGGGGTGGGGTCACCTCTCGCACGATGTAAAGAACACAGACCCCGGAAAATATGAACGCCAGACGGGCTGGATAAGTGGTGGGCATGCTATACCCTGCATATTTGGTGTGATTTTCTTCCACGAACAAGCTGAGTCGAACGATCTCCAGACCAATACCAGACAACGAGACGACGACCATCGACCAGGAGAAAAATCGTCCAGACCGTAGGTGTAATTTACTGCCCTTATGGGCGATGAAAGCCACAATTCCAGAAATAGGAGCAATTACTGCAGAGATGATGTGGAAGAGCAGGACGATTAAGAATAGAGCATTGGCCAAGGCGCTCCCGTAAATGACTGGTTTGTGCAGTAAAAACGTTGATCCCACCTTCTGACTCCACGCTATTTGGGAATGAGGCATTCTTGGCAATTTTACTTGCCTATAACCACAGATGCACCCAGTTCAACAGCTTCCAGTGGTCGATCTATAAGACCCTATTTAGGCTGTACTCACAGCTGTATATAAGGCCCGAAATCTGCGGACAGGAGGACTCTCATTATCGAGGTAATCCTCAAAGGATTGGTTACTCAAACCCAACGCTTCAAATGAGGCTAATTCCTTTCGAGTCAGGGGATAAGGCATTCTACCAGGGGGATCTGTTTCTTCACGCCCCCTGGCAATCACTAATAGCTGCCCTAGGGGCGCTATCAAGCGGCTGATGTTTGAGATGGCAGCAGCGCGCAACGCCGGGGGAAGAACTTGCAAAGTGTAGGCTTCCAGAACAAAGTCAAACCCTGGAGACCAAGTAGCTGAAGGATTGAGCAAGTCTGCAACCTGGTAGGACACGGGTGAATTAGGGAAGCGTTGGTTGCACTGTGCGATCGCAGTCGGTGAAACATCAAAGGCCACAACCTCAAACCCTAGCTCGGCCAAAAACTCAGCATCATCCCCATAACCACAACCGATGACCAGGGCCGTTTTACCTGCCCCCTTTAATTCCTGGGAAATGCTCCACTCGACTAAGTTAGGATTGGGAGCTAAATCAGCCCAAGGCACTGCAGAATAAACATCTCCAGCTTCTGCATAGAGGGCCTCAAACCATCCTTTGGCATCTGAACGGGCCAGAAACTCTGACGCTAATTGTTGGGCACGGTGACGAGACATGATGGGCAGCAACTTAGAAGACGGCAAAGTCGCCCCGCTCTGCTTCTTCGCTACCGTCAACGAGGCGCTGATAATACTCGAATAAAGTATCTTTACCGGTTTCAGGTGTGGCGTCCGCATCATAACGCCCAGTTTCGGCATCGAATACTAGCATTGATTCTGTGGCATAGTAATGGCCTATTCGCGCTAGCTCTGCTTTGGCTGCCAAACTCGGCACAATCTTGGCAATCCCGCCTAATAATGTTGCGATCGCACTCAAGAATCCAGGCGGTACGCTTTTGAACCGGGGTGGGCAATCCAGCAATTTAAACAGGTATTCTCCCTGTTCCAAAGGCGTAAGGGCGGGTCCAGGCCCACCGATAGGCAAAATTTTGTTCTGCAGTGAAGCATCTTCAAGACAATCCACGATGTAGGCTGCCAGATCTGGATCGCTGATCGGTTTGCAAGCGGTCAATTTGCCATCGCCAAACAGATAAAATGGCTTCCCGTTCTGAATCTTAGCCACCTGCCCCGCTAGGGATTTAAAGTAGGCGGTGGGTCGGACAATGGAATAGATTAGCCCGGATTCTCTCAGGGCTTTTTCGAAGGCAAGTTTGGCATGCTGAAACGCAAGGCGGGGCTTTTGCACGCAGATAGCGGACAACAACACCATCTGCTTTACCCCAGATTCTTTTGCCAAGGAGAGAACGTCCATATGGGCTTGATAGTCAATGGCCCAGGTATCATCTGGCTCTCCCGTCCGGGAGGCCAAGCAGGATACCACTCCATAAAATGGTTGATCCTGGAACACTTGCTCAGCCAGGAATTTTGGATCTTTGACATCACCGAAACATACTTCAGTACCTTGCAAAAGTTGGGCCGTTTTTTCTTGGGTGAGCTGCCCCCCAACCCCTGCCTTTGGCCGAGCAATACAAACAACTTCGTAACCGCGCTTTACCAATGCGGCGACGGTAGCTCGCCCAATCGTACCGGTGCCGCCCAATACCAAAATGCGACGTGTCTCCGAAGTGCTGGCGTCAGTCATAGGTAATCAATGCTGTGTTATAGGACTCTATTCGTAGCCTATCAGTTAGCAGCTTCTAACCAATAGTTTCATAAGCACGAACAGAAAACTAAAACACAAGACAGGCACAAGATCACCAAGCTTTCGCTAAGAGAAATGCTACTGAGATTTTCCACGACCATATTTTTGATCTATTGGTCTACAACCCATGTCATAGATGAGGAGGTTGCATATTCCAGAGTTCCAAAATTTTGCTCTTGATTCGATGATTTCAGCAATAGCCAACATCATGTTCGTAATGCTGGGATAAAGCGGCTCATGAATTTGAGAAACATCTAGATCAGTCACACGATAGACAGGAGAGAATTTCTGTTGAATCGTACTTCCTAAGACGACAATTTGCCCGAAGTCACAAAAGAAGAGGGGAAATATATTAGATGGCTCATATGGGACAAAACTGGCATGGTAATCATCACGGGCTTGCCACCAAAATATTGCCTCTTCAAGCGGTAAAAAAGTAATATCACCAATTAATTCAGCTAAGTGATACCCAAAATCGAAAGCGATCTCTGATGTCATATCATCTTCTCTAAATATTGGTAATGTGCCGTTATGCCAGCGGTAAAGCTCATATACTTCTTCGGTAAGCTTGAACGGATAATTTTGGAGAATGACGTCAATATCTTGAATGCTGAGTTGGGGACGCCAAAATGATTGATCACATTTGGAATAAGCCTCAATTTGCTTCAAAGCATCTGTCAGTGATGGCATTAGTGAAAAGCTCTTCAGGCAAGAAATGATTTTATGGATCTGACAACGGAATTATAAACAAGGTGTTAAGCTTCCAGACTTGAACCGACAGCTAAAGCAAAAAATTTTTGGGGAAGACTAAGTACGCTACTACTTTCTCTTCAATCCCAACAATTAAACATGCGAAAACAACAGCTAGTAGCGGTGATAGCAGCTATTTTTGCTTATACCGTCTGGGATCAGCTTCGCCGATCCATTTCCCCCTGGATTGACTCAACTTTAACTGCAATTGGTGTCCCACATCTCATTGTTCAACTCATTCTGCTGGTATTGCCTCAAGTTTTATTACTAGAAGTTGTCCTTAAGTTGCTCTTTCTATCACTAACATTCCGTTCCCCGAAGTTTGTTCCTGCACAACCTGAGGATTGGAAGGGATTCAACCAAGATAAACTGAATGACGACACTTCCGAGTTGGAGAAGTTAGGTTTTGTATACCTCACTGATTACAGGGTTCTATCTCATCGGGTTATAGCAAGGCTATTTGCTCATCCTCAAAAATTTTGCTTCGCAGAGCTGGGTCAGCATGAAGATTTTCCTATGTTCTGTAGCATATCTTTTAGTTTAGAAAAGCAATGGTCTGTAGCAGTTACAAATATGCCTTCATTTGCTATCTCTTTTGCCTTCCTATGGCAACCACGAGACCTTATAAAATATTTTGAGAATACATCAGAGAATATGATGTTTCAAGCACTATTAGACTTGCG
The genomic region above belongs to Acaryochloris sp. CCMEE 5410 and contains:
- a CDS encoding Uma2 family endonuclease, coding for MTPLTQPQSLSDQAPVLPLENGDHLTRDEFERRYHAMPHQKKAELIEGVVYLPSPLRFEPHAEPHGNLMTWLGFYKAMTPGVRMGDNPTVRLDLDNEPQPDAVLLIDTLVGGQCQISKDGYLEGAPELVAEVAASTAAYDSYDKKVAYRRNGVQEYIIWQVLDQKLEWFSLQRGEYLSLPMDETGVIRSQVFPSLWLSVSGLLAGEMAQVLSIVQQGLATTEHQAFVASLAERQGS
- a CDS encoding bifunctional 2-polyprenyl-6-hydroxyphenol methylase/3-demethylubiquinol 3-O-methyltransferase UbiG, encoding MSRHRAQQLASEFLARSDAKGWFEALYAEAGDVYSAVPWADLAPNPNLVEWSISQELKGAGKTALVIGCGYGDDAEFLAELGFEVVAFDVSPTAIAQCNQRFPNSPVSYQVADLLNPSATWSPGFDFVLEAYTLQVLPPALRAAAISNISRLIAPLGQLLVIARGREETDPPGRMPYPLTRKELASFEALGLSNQSFEDYLDNESPPVRRFRALYTAVSTA
- a CDS encoding NAD(P)H-binding protein, translating into MTDASTSETRRILVLGGTGTIGRATVAALVKRGYEVVCIARPKAGVGGQLTQEKTAQLLQGTEVCFGDVKDPKFLAEQVFQDQPFYGVVSCLASRTGEPDDTWAIDYQAHMDVLSLAKESGVKQMVLLSAICVQKPRLAFQHAKLAFEKALRESGLIYSIVRPTAYFKSLAGQVAKIQNGKPFYLFGDGKLTACKPISDPDLAAYIVDCLEDASLQNKILPIGGPGPALTPLEQGEYLFKLLDCPPRFKSVPPGFLSAIATLLGGIAKIVPSLAAKAELARIGHYYATESMLVFDAETGRYDADATPETGKDTLFEYYQRLVDGSEEAERGDFAVF